A stretch of the Corythoichthys intestinalis isolate RoL2023-P3 chromosome 22, ASM3026506v1, whole genome shotgun sequence genome encodes the following:
- the srfbp1 gene encoding serum response factor-binding protein 1, whose product MTMDNIQEMEVHIAAKETEQVEKMSNTGDADRDQEEETEDVSAKTQSEVGQISKQEENGGDQVADLKGEDCNDEEEDEETEQPKDQSEKNPDKVEVKKQPEVLNLNNEVVNMRKEVKRVRALLSRKIIRQITALKKKKGKEAHIEKNQRRVARLLEEIQAMKLLRPDVVTKTALQKSFNFNEVCKNPKSTMSDRAVARIASHPQFRKKIEAIQAAVEAFCEERRKGGKQGERKVKNERGKSVNSLDNKTKNVAEMEKVEKISEELTNGDSIAKDETTLTEPDENKMESTRAAPADEKKLTVETKSVKPASVKKSESKERVRKKQKAKAQKNRPKVARKLTKKQESDLELSDEDKPYYDDSTEERFHEHSSQEETDSDNDFFVGKVSKFKKKKNKNTDEGDKNNQDSAGDSKTGNSVQSELDELESRLKSRAPKLRSVFCSLSQAKSRGQRGKPIRGQGKPTGSGRTEFHKHTKFQKEEKGPVGHKYNRPDPKRSDSVGAKFRGRGRGDVTRQQDRRGPYQAPQQALHPSWEASKKRKEQQGQIVAFQGKKIKFDDDD is encoded by the exons atGACCATGGATAACATACAAGAAATGGAGGTACATATTGCGGCGAAGGAAACGGAGCAAGtcgaaaaaatgtcaaatactGGAGACGCAGACAGAGACCAAGAAGAAGAAACGGAAGATGTAagtgcaaaaacacaaagtgaAGTAGGACAAATTTCCAAGCAGGAAGAAAATGGTGGAGACCAAGTGGCAGATTTAAAAGGAGAGGACTGTAACGATGAAGAAGAGGATGAGGAGACAGAACAGCCCAAAGATCAATCAGAGAAAAATCCTGACAAAGTTGAAGTCAAAAAGCAGCCTGAGGTCCTAAATTTAAACAACGAGGTGGTCAATATGAGAAAAGAGGTGAAGAGAGTTAGGGCACTGCTAAGCAGAAAGATCATTCGTCAGATTACTGCACTGAAGAAAAAGAAGGGGAAGGAGGCACACATCGAGAAGAATCAGAGGAGGGTCGCCAGATTACTGGAGGAGATCCAAGCAATGAAACTACTTCGACCCGACGTT GTCACCAAGACAGCCTTGCAGAAGAGTTTCAACTTTAACGAGGTGTGCAAGAACCCAAAATCGACCATgtcggaccgagccgtagcacgCATCGCCTCCCATCCCCAGTTCAGGAAAAAGATAGAGGCCATCCAGGCTGCTGTGGAGGCTTTTTGTGAAGAGAGGAGAAAGGGTGGGAAGCAGGGAGAACGAAAGGTGAAAAATGAACGTGGAAAGTCTGTGAATTCACTGGATAATAAGACTAAAAATGTAGCAGAAATGGAGAAGGTAGAAAAGATTTCTGAAGAACTGACTAACGGTGACAGTATTGCAAAAGATGAAACTACTCTTACTGAACCTGACGAGAACAAGATGGAATCTACCCGAGCTGCTCCTGCTGATGAAAAGAAGTTAACAGTGGAGACTAAAAGTGTCAAACCAGCATCAGTCAAAAAGAGTGAGTCAAAAGAACGGGTAAGAAAGAAACAAAAAGCTAAGGCTCAGAAAAATAGACCAAAGGTTGCTCGCAAGCTCACAAAAAAACAAGAGAGTGATTTAGAACTCTCAGATGAGGACAAACCGTATTATGATGACAGTACTGAGGAACGATTCCACGAGCACTCATCCCAGGAGGAGACTGAcagcgataatgacttttttgtgggtaaaGTGAGCAAATTtaagaaaaagaagaataaaaacacaGACGAGGGGGACAAGAATAATCAGGATTCAGCGGGAGATTCAAAGACCGGCAACAGTGTTCAGAGTGAACTTGATGAGCTTGAGTCACGGTTAAAGTCGAGAGCACCTAAACTTCGGAGTGTCTTCTGCTCTCTGTCTCAAGCAAAATCTAGAGGTCAAAGGGGAAAGCCAATCAGAGGTCAAGGGAAACCGACTGGCAGTGGCCGCACAGAATTTCATAAACACACAAAGTTCCAAAAGGAAGAGAAAGGACCAGTGGGACACAAGTACAACAGGCCTGACCCCAAACGTTCAGATTCAGTGGGAGCAAAATTCAGAGGCCGTGGCCGGGGTGATGTTACAAGGCAGCAGGACCGTCGTGGTCCTTATCAGGCACCACAACAAGCCCTGCATCCATCATGGGAGGCCAgtaagaaaagaaaagagcagCAAGGGCAAATTGTGGCTTTCCAAGGAAAGAAGATCAAGTTTGATGATGATGACTGA
- the maco1a gene encoding macoilin-1: MKRRNADCSKLRRPLKRNRITEGIYSSTFLYLKFLVVWVLVLLADFVLEFRFEYLWPFWLFLRSVYDSYRYQGLAFSLFFVFVALTSDIICLLFIPVQWLFFAASTYVWVQYVWHTERGVCLPTVSLWILFVYIEAAIRFKDLKNFHVDLCRPFAAHCIGYPVVTLGFGFKSYVSYKMRLRKQKEVQKENEFYMELLQQALPPEQQMLQRQERETEEAKGTSETEPSNGSQNGVPPSKKSTSVPLPELEYREKGKDTSTKEREGKKQNTVGINNNIIHSLDSKLQETEYIENYVRAKKMSNDVAGENMHGDTNALTSKEEVAGSGKNYKNASGGGVCNSSPRNHSFSNGSIPTGSSTNKNDKKQKGAGKSPKDPLENCIPNNQLGKTDALVRMEQDVKRLKADLQANRQVESDLRSQLSSLSSQDRSLRSELGQLQQDNELLQNKLHSSVQAKQKDKQTISQLEKRLKAEQDARLLAEKQLAEERKRKKMEEATAARAVALAAATRVESTDSLRSRIRELETECKKLSMDTKVKEEQIRDLEGKCQELRKYKENEKDTEVLMSALTAMQEKTQHLENSLSAETRIKLDLFSALGDAKRQLEIAQGQIHQREQEIAELKQKIAEVMAVMPSLSYSSDNSNLSPVTPHYSSKFMDNSPSSLDPNASVYQPLKK, translated from the exons ATGAAGCGGCGCAATGCGGACTGCAGCAAACTCAGACGGCCGTTAAAACGGAACCGAATCACCGAGGGTATATATAGCAG TACATTCCTGTATCTGAAGTTCCTGGTTGTGTGGGTTTTGGTTCTTCTGGCTGACTTTGTGCTTGAGTTCAGGTTTGAGTATCTGTGGCCCTTCTGGCTTTTCCTTCGCAGTGTTTACGATTCCTACAGATATCAGGGACTG GCGTTCTCATTGTTCTTCGTTTTTGTGGCCCTCACATCAGACATTATCTGCCTCCTCTTCATCCCTGTCCAGTGGCTGTTCTTTGCTGCCAGCACCTATGTATGGGTCCAATATGTGTGGCACACAG AAAGAGGAGTGTGTCTACCCACCGTGTCGTTGTGGATCCTGTTTGTGTATATCGAAGCTGCCATCCGCTTCAAAGACCTGAAAAACTTTCATGTAGACCTGTGTCGACCTTTTGCAGCTCACTG TATTGGCTATCCAGTGGTGACTCTGGGTTTTGGCTTCAAGAGCTATGTGAGCTACAAGATGCGGCTAAGGAAACAGAAAGAGGTGCAAAAGGAGAATGAGTTCTACATGGAACTGCTACAACAGGCTCTACCTCCAGAGCAACAGATGCTGCAGAGACAGGAGAGGGAGACAGAGGAGG CAAAAGGGACTTCAGAAACAGAACCGTCAAATGGGTCTCAAAATGGGGTACCACCCAGCAAGAAGAGCACCTCAGTCCCATTACCAGAATTGGAGTACCGGGAAAAAGGGAAAGACACTTCTACAAAAGAGCGTGaaggcaaaaaacaaaacacagttGGAATCAATAACAACATTATACACTCACTGGACTCCAAGCTACAGGAGACTGAATATATTGAGAACTACGTTAGGGCAAAGAAGATGAGCAATGACGTGGCGGGAGAGAATATGCATGGAGATACGAATGCCCTCACTTCCAAAGAAGAAGTGGCGGGAAGTGGGAAGAACTACAAAAATGCCTCTGGAGGAGGCGTCTGCAACTCGTCGCCACGGAATCACAGTTTCAGTAACGGCAGCATTCCGACGGGTTCATCGACCAATAAGAATGATAAAAAACAGAAAGGGGCAGGGAAAAGTCCAAAAGATCCACTCGAGAACTGCATTCCTAACAACCAATTGGGAAAAACGGATGCTTTAGTACG GATGGAGCAGGATGTAAAGCGCCTCAAGGCAGACCTGCAGGCCAACAGACAGGTAGAGTCAGATTTGCGAAGTCAGCTGTCTTCTTTGAGCAGCCAAGACCGCAGCCTTCGCTCTGAACTGGGCCAgcttcagcaggacaatgaacTGCTCCAAAACAA GCTCCACAGTTCCGTTCAGGCAAAGCAGAAAGATAAGCAAACCATCTCCCAGCTGGAGAAGAGGCTAAAAGCTGAGCAGGATGCTCGTCTCCTAGCTGAAAAACAGCTGGCAGAAGAGAGGAAGAGGAAGAAgatggaggaagccacagcTGCTAGAGCGGTGGCTTTAGCTGCGGCCACCAG AGTGGAGTCGACTGATTCCCTGCGTAGTCGTATCAGAGAGCTGGAGACAGAGTGCAAAAAGCTCAGCATGGACACAAAAGTCAAAGAGGAACAGATTAGAGACCTGGAGGGCAAGTGCCAG GAGTTAAGAAAGTACAAAGAAAACGAGAAGGACACAGAGGTGTTAATGTCTGCGTTGACAGCCATGCAGGAGAAGACCCAGCACCTGGAGAACAGCCTCAGTGCTGAGACCAGGATCAAGCTGGACCTCTTCTCTGCACTGGGCGATGCCAAGAGGCAGCTGGAGATAGCGCAAG GTCAGATCCACCAGAGAGAGCAAGAGATAGCAGAGCTAAAGCAGAAGATTGCGGAAGTGATGGCAGTGATGCCCAGCCTTTCGTACTCGTCAGACAACAGTAACCTGAGCCCGGTGACCCCGCACTACTCCTCCAAGTTCATGGACAATAGTCCCTCCTCTCTGGACCCCAACGCCTCAGTCTATCAGcctctaaaaaaataa